One genomic segment of Desulforamulus reducens MI-1 includes these proteins:
- a CDS encoding LysR family transcriptional regulator produces MRLKQLQYILEVSKQKSITKAAKQLFISQPSLSSAISNLEQELNIKIFIRTHDGVEPTEIGRFLIEKASRIFQEVEEINNMCANSSVCLNGNLTVSTLPAISNHILLETLSIFKEKHPQVNISFNEDDTSNIMREIKVGNIDIGILALWDYEKEAFLFNQCKNNIHYEELFIDNFCLFTATDHILSQKQQVHIEDIQNYPLVVFKNNISDKDIEVFMKLKDINVMRFNDRESMKKVIARGNAVALLPRVMSLNDIYVQSGKIRPLTISHFKTNIHIGFVYRKDYLQIAQKKFILTLRDTVNTLLKDLPQLPAN; encoded by the coding sequence ATGAGGTTGAAACAGTTGCAATATATACTTGAGGTTAGTAAGCAAAAGTCCATAACCAAAGCTGCCAAACAATTATTTATTTCACAACCCTCCCTTAGTTCGGCCATAAGTAACCTAGAGCAAGAACTGAATATCAAGATTTTTATTAGAACCCATGACGGAGTGGAACCCACCGAAATTGGACGATTTCTAATAGAAAAAGCCTCCCGAATATTTCAGGAGGTTGAAGAAATAAATAATATGTGTGCAAATTCATCTGTTTGTCTAAACGGCAACCTAACTGTTTCTACCTTGCCGGCAATTAGTAACCATATCTTATTGGAAACACTATCCATTTTTAAAGAAAAGCATCCCCAGGTAAATATATCCTTCAACGAAGACGATACCTCAAACATCATGCGGGAAATTAAAGTAGGTAACATAGATATTGGTATACTTGCCCTTTGGGATTATGAAAAAGAAGCCTTTTTATTCAATCAATGCAAAAACAATATTCATTACGAAGAACTTTTTATTGATAATTTTTGTCTTTTCACAGCAACGGACCACATCCTATCGCAAAAACAACAGGTTCATATAGAAGATATACAGAACTATCCTTTGGTGGTTTTTAAAAATAATATATCAGACAAGGATATTGAAGTCTTTATGAAGTTAAAAGACATAAATGTTATGCGTTTTAACGATAGGGAAAGTATGAAAAAAGTGATTGCCCGTGGAAATGCCGTAGCGCTACTGCCAAGGGTCATGTCTTTAAATGACATCTATGTTCAGTCAGGAAAAATTCGTCCCTTAACAATTAGCCACTTTAAAACAAATATTCATATTGGCTTTGTATATAGAAAAGATTATTTACAAATAGCACAAAAGAAATTTATTTTGACCCTAAGAGATACTGTTAATACTCTACTAAAGGACCTTCCCCAATTACCAGCAAATTAA
- a CDS encoding aryl-sulfate sulfotransferase — MTYPSIFPTGATIYNPEKCWNGYTIIQVEDLGALLINMNGGEVKLWKNLHGFPNKLLPGGQVFGHTGERSIAFGVQDGIDLIQVDWDGNVVWKFNQYEFIEDPGEKPQWMARQHHDFQRAGNPVGYYVPGMEPQVDKGNTLILCHKNLVNPKISDKLLADDAIIEVDWEGNIVWEWVCSEHFDEYGFREEAKNILARDPNMRAAGPGMGDWMHINSMSVLGPNKWYDAGDERFHPDNIIWDARESNIIAIISKQTGKVVWKVGPYYDTSEELKKLGWIIGQHHAHMIPRGLPGEGNILVFDNGGWAGYGAPNPGSPTGTKNALRDYSRVLEFDPTTLEIKWQYTPSEAGYLQPVDSNRFYSPFVSGAQRLPNGNTLITEGSGGRIIEVTPDHEIVWEYISPYWGESFPMNLLYRAYRVPYEWVPQLETPKEVPIERIDVKTFRVPGAAPIGCSDVTEVEGVLPYQADNTLCVAAGDEFEHKEKNS, encoded by the coding sequence ATGACTTATCCAAGTATTTTCCCAACGGGTGCTACCATTTACAATCCTGAAAAATGTTGGAACGGATATACAATTATTCAAGTAGAAGATCTTGGCGCGCTTTTGATCAATATGAACGGCGGCGAAGTAAAACTTTGGAAAAATTTGCATGGCTTTCCTAATAAGTTGCTGCCGGGTGGACAGGTTTTTGGCCATACAGGCGAGAGAAGTATAGCCTTTGGCGTACAGGATGGTATTGATTTGATTCAAGTGGATTGGGATGGCAATGTTGTCTGGAAATTTAACCAATATGAATTTATTGAAGATCCTGGTGAAAAGCCCCAGTGGATGGCCAGACAACACCATGACTTCCAGCGGGCAGGCAACCCAGTAGGTTACTATGTGCCAGGGATGGAGCCCCAAGTGGATAAAGGCAACACTTTGATCCTCTGCCACAAAAATTTAGTAAATCCAAAGATTTCTGATAAACTTCTGGCGGATGACGCCATCATTGAAGTGGACTGGGAAGGAAACATTGTTTGGGAATGGGTTTGCAGCGAGCATTTTGATGAGTATGGTTTTAGAGAAGAAGCAAAGAATATTTTGGCTCGGGATCCTAATATGCGGGCAGCAGGACCGGGGATGGGAGACTGGATGCATATTAATTCCATGTCTGTACTGGGACCTAATAAGTGGTATGACGCCGGTGATGAACGATTCCATCCTGATAATATTATATGGGACGCCAGGGAATCCAATATCATTGCTATCATAAGCAAGCAGACTGGTAAAGTGGTCTGGAAGGTTGGTCCCTATTATGATACCAGCGAAGAACTAAAGAAACTCGGCTGGATTATTGGTCAGCACCATGCCCATATGATTCCTCGGGGACTACCCGGTGAGGGTAATATTTTGGTCTTTGATAACGGAGGCTGGGCTGGTTACGGTGCACCGAACCCCGGTTCACCAACTGGTACGAAGAATGCTCTGCGGGACTACTCCAGGGTGTTGGAATTTGACCCAACAACACTGGAAATCAAATGGCAGTATACACCCAGCGAAGCCGGTTATCTGCAACCGGTAGATTCCAACCGTTTCTATAGCCCCTTTGTCAGCGGTGCCCAAAGGTTGCCAAACGGTAACACCTTAATAACCGAAGGTTCTGGTGGCAGAATTATTGAAGTTACTCCTGATCATGAAATAGTATGGGAGTACATTAGTCCCTATTGGGGGGAGTCTTTCCCCATGAACCTGCTTTACAGGGCCTATCGTGTACCCTATGAATGGGTGCCCCAACTGGAAACTCCCAAAGAAGTGCCCATTGAACGTATTGATGTAAAGACCTTTCGAGTGCCCGGGGCTGCCCCCATTGGCTGCTCCGATGTAACTGAAGTGGAAGGTGTACTGCCCTATCAGGCTGATAATACCCTGTGTGTTGCCGCCGGTGATGAGTTTGAGCATAAGGAAAAGAATAGTTAA
- a CDS encoding SLC13 family permease has product MEQAINSKNKNINYIQWAITILVPIIIYLFTPLDYAGKTFLAITATCVILWVFALIPENITGLLIPISFVLFGVAEPEVAFKPWAQILPWLVVAGMILSEVMLDTGLAKRLAYKSLLMTGGSGKGIVLGFIITSFVLPLLVPSSVWAKMFIMAPIGIAICKALDFKPMSKEATGIMLMACFVAISSGFSFQTGDETMVWISQVISEVSNGQITISWLAWLKYMLLPGLSWSVFSILTAYYLLVKKAFDNKGNVKSVLEVEYKEMGSLSGKEIKTLLIVLLILLNFIFETYHKMNAAFIMVALVSLFFIPGISLMKREKLQSVNLWILFFVTGAMSVGMVAGSVGVTKVVADSLLPIIKEMGPFGATMMAFTFGVIMNFIMTPLGAMAAFITVISGLAVQAGIHPLPVSLAFAVGLDIYVFPYEVAPVLYFFSLGYMSLQEAIKVLAVRTVLAFLVVAVVFGGYWYTLGLM; this is encoded by the coding sequence ATGGAACAGGCTATAAACAGCAAGAATAAGAATATAAATTATATCCAGTGGGCCATAACAATATTAGTACCCATAATAATTTATCTATTTACGCCACTGGACTATGCCGGAAAAACTTTTTTAGCAATTACTGCTACCTGTGTAATTTTATGGGTATTTGCACTGATTCCCGAGAATATTACAGGCCTGCTTATTCCCATCTCCTTTGTGCTATTCGGGGTAGCTGAACCGGAAGTAGCCTTTAAGCCCTGGGCGCAAATTCTTCCTTGGTTAGTTGTGGCTGGTATGATTTTGAGTGAAGTGATGCTGGATACCGGTCTGGCTAAACGGCTAGCTTATAAATCACTTCTGATGACCGGTGGTTCCGGTAAGGGTATTGTACTGGGTTTTATTATAACTTCCTTTGTTCTTCCTCTGCTGGTTCCATCATCTGTTTGGGCCAAGATGTTTATTATGGCACCTATTGGTATTGCCATTTGTAAAGCCTTAGATTTTAAGCCAATGAGCAAAGAAGCCACGGGTATCATGTTAATGGCTTGTTTTGTGGCAATATCCTCTGGATTTTCCTTTCAAACAGGCGATGAAACAATGGTTTGGATAAGCCAGGTTATTTCAGAAGTATCCAATGGACAAATTACTATATCTTGGCTGGCCTGGCTAAAATATATGTTGTTACCCGGTCTCTCTTGGTCAGTCTTCTCAATTTTGACTGCTTATTATCTCCTTGTAAAAAAAGCCTTTGACAATAAAGGAAATGTTAAGTCGGTACTGGAAGTCGAATATAAGGAAATGGGGTCCCTTAGCGGTAAGGAAATTAAAACTTTACTAATTGTGCTGTTGATTTTATTAAACTTCATTTTTGAGACATACCATAAAATGAATGCCGCATTTATTATGGTTGCTTTGGTTTCTTTGTTCTTTATTCCTGGGATAAGCCTCATGAAGCGTGAGAAATTGCAGAGTGTCAATCTCTGGATTCTCTTTTTCGTAACTGGTGCCATGTCGGTGGGAATGGTGGCCGGGTCTGTGGGAGTTACCAAAGTTGTAGCTGATTCATTGCTGCCAATTATCAAGGAAATGGGACCCTTTGGTGCAACAATGATGGCATTTACCTTTGGTGTTATTATGAACTTCATTATGACACCGCTGGGAGCTATGGCGGCATTTATCACGGTTATTTCCGGCTTAGCAGTGCAGGCTGGCATACATCCCCTGCCTGTTTCCCTTGCCTTTGCCGTGGGCTTAGATATCTATGTGTTTCCCTATGAGGTAGCCCCTGTTTTATATTTCTTTAGCCTAGGATATATGAGTCTCCAAGAAGCAATAAAAGTACTTGCTGTTCGGACCGTACTTGCCTTTTTGGTGGTTGCAGTAGTATTTGGGGGTTATTGGTATACTCTTGGGTTAATGTAA
- the gcvH gene encoding glycine cleavage system protein GcvH, whose protein sequence is MTKSAEELTFLDNIHYYKEHTWAMVEGNQLKIGITDFAQDNLGNIIFVELPNAGESFDKGEEFGQAESAKTVSALYMPISGEIIDVNNQLEDAPQNVNEDPYGTGWMIIVKPNNISEVSELLTKEEYINLINQ, encoded by the coding sequence ATGACAAAATCAGCGGAAGAGTTAACGTTTCTTGACAATATTCATTATTATAAAGAACACACATGGGCCATGGTGGAAGGTAACCAATTAAAGATAGGAATCACGGATTTCGCTCAGGATAACCTTGGCAATATTATCTTCGTTGAACTACCCAATGCTGGAGAGAGCTTTGACAAAGGGGAAGAATTTGGACAAGCAGAGTCAGCTAAAACAGTATCGGCCCTTTATATGCCTATTAGTGGCGAAATAATTGATGTAAATAACCAGTTAGAAGATGCACCACAAAATGTCAACGAAGATCCCTATGGTACAGGTTGGATGATTATTGTTAAACCTAACAATATATCTGAAGTTAGTGAACTGTTAACTAAAGAAGAATACATCAATCTAATAAATCAATAA
- the lpdA gene encoding dihydrolipoyl dehydrogenase has protein sequence MIYDAVVIGGGPGGYVAAIRIAQKGGKVAVIEKDQLGGTCLNRGCIPTKALIASVDKLKAVEEASEFGIEVGKPVIDFRKVQARKAEIVDKLVSGIKYLFDKNKIDHLNGTGKIKTANIVEVNNADKTYELQCKNIIVATGSSPSLIQSLGYNGTTIITSEEALKLTEVPKSLLIIGAGVIGCEFAHIFGSMGTQITMVEAAPSILSIQDKDISRRMQTVFKKKKFNIKTNVAITKMEQTGAGIQAELENGDIIKAEKALISIGRQLNTKNLGLEDIGVQLGEKGQILVNDRLETNIKGIYAVGDVISKYQLAHVASAQGIVAAENIMGKESTMDYNAVPSCIFTSPEISSVGITEQQAKDRKIPVKTGKFNFMANGKALSMGEGEGFVKIVAHKETDVVLGVHIIGPHASDLIAEATLAVRKGLTTKELAVTIHAHPTLAEVIMEAAENVHGLNIHG, from the coding sequence ATGATTTATGATGCTGTGGTGATTGGTGGGGGACCTGGAGGATATGTGGCTGCCATTAGGATTGCTCAAAAGGGAGGTAAAGTGGCAGTAATAGAAAAGGATCAATTGGGGGGAACCTGTCTAAATAGAGGATGCATACCCACCAAAGCACTGATTGCCTCAGTTGATAAACTGAAAGCAGTTGAGGAAGCCAGTGAGTTCGGTATAGAGGTAGGTAAGCCAGTTATCGACTTTAGGAAGGTTCAGGCCAGAAAGGCTGAAATAGTAGATAAATTGGTTAGCGGTATTAAATATCTTTTTGACAAAAATAAAATTGACCACCTTAATGGTACAGGTAAAATCAAAACAGCCAATATAGTAGAAGTCAATAATGCTGATAAAACCTATGAATTACAGTGTAAAAATATAATCGTTGCCACTGGATCAAGTCCGTCCTTAATACAATCATTGGGATACAATGGAACTACTATCATTACCAGTGAAGAAGCGTTAAAACTTACAGAGGTACCGAAGAGCTTACTGATTATTGGAGCAGGAGTTATTGGCTGTGAATTTGCTCATATTTTTGGCAGTATGGGAACCCAAATAACGATGGTGGAAGCAGCACCTAGCATTTTATCGATACAGGATAAAGATATTTCTCGTCGCATGCAAACCGTTTTCAAGAAGAAAAAGTTTAATATTAAAACAAATGTAGCCATTACGAAAATGGAACAAACTGGAGCTGGAATTCAAGCAGAATTAGAAAATGGAGACATTATAAAAGCAGAGAAAGCCCTTATTTCCATTGGACGCCAGTTAAATACCAAAAATTTGGGACTTGAAGATATAGGTGTTCAGCTTGGTGAAAAAGGTCAGATTTTAGTAAATGACAGATTGGAAACCAATATTAAAGGAATATATGCTGTCGGAGATGTTATAAGCAAATACCAGTTGGCCCACGTGGCCTCTGCCCAGGGTATTGTGGCAGCAGAGAATATCATGGGCAAAGAATCCACAATGGATTATAATGCCGTTCCCAGCTGCATTTTTACCAGTCCAGAAATTAGCTCCGTAGGCATTACAGAGCAGCAGGCAAAGGATCGAAAAATCCCTGTGAAGACCGGGAAATTTAACTTTATGGCTAATGGAAAGGCCTTGAGTATGGGAGAAGGTGAAGGTTTTGTTAAAATAGTTGCACATAAAGAAACCGATGTTGTACTAGGAGTTCATATCATTGGTCCCCATGCGTCGGATTTGATTGCTGAAGCAACTCTGGCGGTAAGAAAGGGACTAACAACAAAGGAATTAGCAGTTACGATCCATGCTCACCCAACATTGGCTGAAGTGATCATGGAAGCGGCGGAAAATGTTCATGGTTTAAATATTCACGGTTAG
- a CDS encoding EamA family transporter, translating into MSHCKAWLQHWLATGTSDFYAVFYGLGLGLLGGVIPTFLLAKGVPQVGAGMSTILCSSELPVALLASALILAEKSTLLQWCGVVLIILGISTPYISLLRHQHRV; encoded by the coding sequence ATCTCCCATTGTAAAGCTTGGCTACAACACTGGCTTGCAACCGGAACAAGTGATTTTTACGCAGTTTTTTATGGCTTGGGCCTGGGGTTATTGGGTGGCGTGATTCCAACTTTTTTGTTAGCCAAAGGTGTTCCCCAGGTGGGGGCGGGCATGTCCACCATTCTTTGTTCTTCAGAGTTGCCAGTTGCATTGCTGGCTTCAGCTTTAATACTGGCCGAAAAGTCAACTCTGTTGCAATGGTGCGGAGTAGTGCTAATTATACTTGGCATAAGTACACCATATATATCTTTGCTAAGACATCAACACAGGGTCTAG
- a CDS encoding electron transfer flavoprotein subunit beta/FixA family protein: MLNIVVLIKQVPGTDNVKLDPKTGVMIRSGRDTIINPLDENALEEAIRIKNSREGVKVTAVSMGPESAVKALKEAVAMGADAGVLISGRAFAGSDTIATAKALAAVIKKLSPVDLVICGERATDGETGQTGAMIANYLDFPVQTYVSAVEAKEDRVMVKRTVEGGFERVEVSYPVLLTVNKDINEPGFPTLKGKLKAKQVDISIWSSEELDLDKSELGLQGSPTRVVKVFSPKLSRDTILYQADGTSKPVDELMKFLNAKEVL, from the coding sequence GTGTTGAACATTGTAGTGCTTATTAAACAAGTTCCAGGAACTGATAATGTGAAATTAGATCCCAAAACCGGTGTCATGATTCGCAGCGGCAGGGATACCATTATCAACCCACTGGATGAGAACGCATTGGAAGAAGCGATCCGCATCAAAAATTCCAGAGAAGGTGTTAAGGTCACGGCTGTAAGTATGGGACCCGAATCTGCTGTTAAAGCCTTAAAAGAAGCGGTGGCCATGGGGGCAGATGCCGGTGTATTAATCTCCGGCCGAGCCTTTGCGGGTTCAGATACCATTGCAACAGCCAAGGCATTGGCCGCAGTCATTAAAAAGCTAAGCCCAGTGGATCTGGTTATTTGTGGTGAACGGGCCACAGACGGTGAAACCGGTCAAACCGGTGCGATGATTGCTAACTATTTGGACTTCCCGGTTCAAACCTATGTTTCCGCTGTGGAAGCGAAGGAAGATCGGGTGATGGTTAAGCGTACTGTCGAAGGTGGCTTTGAACGGGTTGAGGTTTCTTATCCGGTACTCCTTACGGTTAACAAAGATATCAACGAACCTGGCTTCCCAACCCTAAAAGGTAAATTAAAAGCAAAACAAGTGGATATATCCATCTGGAGTTCTGAGGAGTTAGACTTAGACAAGTCAGAACTTGGTTTACAGGGATCACCTACTCGGGTAGTTAAAGTGTTTAGCCCCAAGCTATCCCGGGATACCATTCTATATCAGGCAGACGGAACCAGCAAACCAGTGGATGAACTGATGAAGTTCCTTAATGCTAAGGAAGTTCTATAA
- a CDS encoding electron transfer flavoprotein subunit alpha/FixB family protein: protein MVSQDISQYKGVFVLGEQRDGKIQSVTFELLTRGRALAEELQCELGCILLGEEIDNIEEVIQRGADKVFFIKNPVLANFLPKPYCNAICQLIEEEKPEIIVAAATTTGRTVMPLVAAKANTGLTADCTELTIDTEAKILLQTRPAIGGNIMATIKTPNHRPQMATVRPKSAKPAQADPNRKGEIIIKEYTGALFVTPENFLEYIKDTTQEVSIEEADIIVAGGKGMKNAEGFKMVEELAHLLGAGVGATRDAVELGWTTYPHQIGLSGKTVSPKLYMALGLSGKIQHLAGMQTSDVVIAVNKDPEAQIFKVADFGIVGDVFEIVPMLIEAVKKMKATA, encoded by the coding sequence ATGGTGAGTCAAGATATTTCTCAATACAAAGGCGTGTTTGTGTTAGGTGAACAAAGGGATGGCAAGATCCAATCTGTCACCTTTGAACTATTAACCCGTGGACGGGCCCTGGCAGAGGAACTTCAGTGCGAATTGGGCTGCATTCTGCTGGGAGAAGAGATTGATAATATAGAAGAAGTTATTCAGCGTGGTGCGGATAAAGTCTTTTTTATCAAAAACCCTGTCTTGGCAAACTTCTTACCGAAGCCCTATTGCAATGCTATTTGTCAACTGATTGAAGAAGAAAAACCGGAAATCATTGTTGCCGCTGCAACCACCACTGGTCGTACCGTAATGCCCTTGGTGGCAGCCAAGGCCAATACCGGCTTAACGGCTGATTGTACGGAACTAACCATTGATACCGAGGCTAAAATCTTGCTACAAACCCGACCAGCCATCGGTGGTAACATTATGGCTACCATTAAAACTCCCAACCATCGTCCTCAAATGGCCACAGTGCGTCCGAAATCTGCCAAACCAGCCCAGGCCGATCCCAACCGTAAAGGTGAAATCATCATTAAAGAATACACTGGAGCATTATTTGTAACGCCGGAAAACTTCCTGGAATATATCAAAGATACCACCCAAGAGGTAAGCATTGAAGAAGCGGATATCATTGTAGCCGGTGGTAAAGGTATGAAGAATGCCGAAGGATTTAAAATGGTGGAAGAATTGGCCCATCTTCTGGGTGCCGGAGTGGGTGCCACCCGTGATGCAGTGGAATTGGGTTGGACTACTTATCCCCACCAAATCGGTCTATCTGGCAAAACCGTATCACCCAAGTTATACATGGCTCTGGGCCTATCTGGTAAAATTCAACATTTGGCCGGTATGCAGACATCCGATGTGGTTATCGCTGTGAATAAAGATCCCGAAGCCCAAATCTTTAAAGTAGCGGACTTTGGTATTGTGGGTGATGTTTTCGAAATTGTGCCCATGCTCATAGAAGCTGTAAAAAAAATGAAGGCCACTGCATAA
- a CDS encoding FAD-binding oxidoreductase yields MQFNKVTDGIVQELKAILGEGNVLIEEEKLDMYSRDEVSDKLWEKMPEVVVKPENVEQVSEIVKLANRELLPITPRGGGTGLAAGAVPLSGGLVLSLEKMNKILEVDTENLFMVVEPGVTTGEVQKTAKAQGLLYAGDPCSADSSFIGGNVATNAGGNKAVKYGVTSRHIYGLEVVMPNGDIVTFGGKNVKDVTGYDFVHLMVGSEGTLGVVTKIWLKLMPLPKYVADLLVPFADMQSAIQVVPKIMTAGIIPTCLEFMDSLSIKAAEMYLNKKLPYSDAGAYIICEIDGTSETQVQDDYETIGKVCQDNGALEVFVADNMSTQERIWKSRKCYAEAIRMLSPVYCMEDVVVPVSNIPKALEAIERIAKKYECKIPSCGHAGDGNIHATVLREDRDDHEWHDLKDKVLEELYEEVYQLGGNLSGEHGIGAKRAGAMDKHMTEAQLNVLRSIKKALDPKGIMNPGKVLV; encoded by the coding sequence GTGCAATTTAACAAAGTGACGGATGGTATTGTTCAAGAATTAAAGGCAATATTGGGTGAAGGCAATGTACTGATCGAAGAAGAAAAATTGGACATGTACTCCAGGGATGAAGTTTCGGATAAACTTTGGGAGAAGATGCCCGAGGTAGTAGTAAAGCCGGAAAATGTAGAGCAGGTTTCAGAAATTGTGAAGTTGGCCAACCGTGAATTACTGCCCATTACCCCCAGGGGTGGTGGTACTGGTTTGGCAGCCGGTGCGGTACCCCTAAGTGGTGGCCTTGTCTTATCTCTGGAAAAAATGAATAAAATCCTGGAAGTGGATACCGAGAATCTCTTTATGGTGGTTGAACCCGGTGTAACCACCGGCGAAGTACAAAAAACAGCCAAGGCCCAGGGACTTTTATATGCCGGGGACCCATGTTCTGCGGACAGTTCCTTTATTGGCGGCAACGTAGCCACCAATGCCGGGGGGAACAAAGCGGTTAAATATGGTGTTACCAGTCGTCATATCTATGGCCTTGAAGTGGTCATGCCCAATGGTGATATTGTTACCTTTGGTGGAAAGAATGTTAAAGATGTGACAGGCTATGATTTTGTACATTTAATGGTGGGTTCCGAGGGTACCCTGGGAGTTGTAACCAAGATTTGGTTAAAACTGATGCCCCTGCCAAAGTATGTGGCAGACCTGCTGGTTCCCTTTGCAGATATGCAAAGTGCCATTCAAGTGGTGCCAAAGATTATGACCGCAGGGATTATTCCCACTTGCCTGGAATTCATGGACAGCCTATCCATCAAGGCAGCGGAAATGTATCTGAATAAAAAATTACCTTACAGTGATGCTGGTGCCTATATTATCTGTGAAATTGATGGCACTTCAGAAACTCAGGTACAGGATGATTACGAAACCATTGGCAAGGTATGCCAGGACAATGGTGCCCTAGAGGTATTCGTGGCAGACAACATGTCTACCCAGGAGCGGATATGGAAATCCCGGAAATGTTATGCCGAGGCCATTCGTATGCTTAGCCCAGTCTATTGCATGGAAGACGTTGTGGTACCGGTATCCAATATTCCTAAGGCACTGGAAGCCATTGAGCGGATTGCCAAGAAGTACGAATGTAAAATACCCAGTTGCGGACATGCCGGTGACGGTAACATTCACGCCACCGTACTAAGGGAAGATCGGGACGACCATGAATGGCATGACTTAAAGGATAAAGTGTTAGAGGAACTGTACGAAGAAGTATATCAACTGGGTGGTAATCTTTCCGGTGAACATGGTATTGGTGCCAAGCGAGCCGGAGCAATGGATAAACACATGACGGAGGCACAGTTAAATGTGCTAAGATCTATTAAAAAGGCATTGGACCCCAAGGGTATTATGAACCCGGGCAAGGTCTTGGTCTAA